AAAATCCACCACAACTATAGGAGATGCTTTCATGGCGTATTGGTTGCTGAAAACTGAGCCGGAGGAATATTCCTATTCAGATTTAGAACACAATGGCAGTACGGTTTGGAATGGAGTCAGCAATGCCTTGGCCCTAAAGCATCTACGGACAATGACCATTGGTGATTTAGCGTTAATTTATCACACTGGCAAGGAGCGGCGAATTATAGGCGTGGCAGAAGTAACCAGTCAACCTTACCCCGATCCAAAATTAGGTGATGTTAAACGAGTAGTTGTAGATTTGCGGCCTGTTCAAAGAGTGCCTCAACCGATCTCCTTAGCACAAATAAAACAAGATAGCAGCTTTACAGACTTTGATTTACTGCGTCTTCCCAGACTATCTGTAGTCCCAGTGTCACAGTCGCACTGGCAACGCCTCTTACAATTGTCAAAGCAGTAATTAAGTAATACCAATTTGAAAAAAGAATACAACACATGGATTATATAAGACCCCACCCCAACCCTCCCCTTTCCAAGGGGAGGGTGGGGTTATCTGCCGCAAATATTATTTGAATTGGTATAATTATTAGATCTCTTGTAAAAGTCGAAATTAATCCCCCTCTAGTCCTTGAAAAGCATCTCCACCTGATTATCTGTAGTCGAATTAAAGCGAATTGTTATTAGTTGCGATCCCAAATCGCCCTATGATGATTAGCGCGGTGAAACAATCAACAAGAGTAGTTATGGAATTGTTGCCAGAAAACTTACAAACTTTACAAGGAAAAGTAGCAATTGTAACGGGCGCTTCACGGGGAATAGGAAGAGCGATCGCACGCGAATTGGCAAAATTTGGTGCTAGTGTAGTTGTCAACTATGCTAGTTCTAGTCAAGCAGCTGATGAATTAGTGTCAGAAATTACGCAAGCTGGTGGAAGTGCGATCGCGCTTGCGGCTGATGTCAGTAAAGAAGAACAAGTCGATGCTTTAATCAACGCTGCGATTGAAAAGTTCAATCGCATTGATATCTTGGTCAATAACGCGGGTATAACCCGCGACACACTGTTACTCAGAATGAAGCCAGAAGATTGGCAGGCAGTAATTGATCTCAATTTAACAGGTGTATTTTTATGCACACGTGCCGTCAGTAAAATCATGCTGAAACAGCGTTCAGGACGGATCATCAACATTACCTCCGTTGCTGGACTAATGGGTAATCCCGGACAAGCCAACTACAGCGCTGCTAAAGCAGGTGTGATTGGTTTTACTAAAACTGTTGCAAAAGAACTGGCTTCTCGTGGCATTACTGTTAACGCCGTTGCTCCTGGTTTTATTGCCACCGATATGACCAGCAATCTTGATGCCGAAGGTATTCTCAAGTATATTCCCCTTGGTCGCTATGGTCAGCCAGAAGATATCGCTGGCATGGTGCGTTTCCTGGCTGCCGACCCCGCAGCAGGCTACATCACCGGACAAGTCTTTAACGTAGACGGCGGTATGGTAATGGCATAAGAGAAAGTATGAAGGCTGAAGGATGAAAACTGTGACACCCCTGAGGGCGGCTTAAGGCAGGATAGCATGAAAACTTAAGGCTGAAGAATAAAAGCTAATGCTTGAAAATAGTCATGTATATTTCACACTTCATCCTTCACACTTCATCCTTTTCATTTTGCCTTTATCCTCTGCCAAACGGTAAAACCTAACAAAGTAATAATACTGAGTGTAGTAGCAATAATAACTACCAAGCTCATGCCTCGGATTGTCATCGCCAGCCAGTTGCAAACTAAAGCAATTGACCAAAGAGTCAAAGCTGCATGGCGCTGAGATAAGCCCCAAGCTAGCAAGCGATGATGTAAATGGTCTTTCCCTGGAGTTTTCATAGGGTTTTTTCCCGCCAGAAGTCGCCGGACTACCACTTGGGTAGTATCTAGCACTGGCAAGAGCAAAAACAAAACAGGTGGTACTAAAGAAAAAATTGTAGTAGCTTGTAGTTCACCGACAATAGCAGTTGCTGCTAAAACGTAGCCGAAAAAGTATGCTCCGGCATCACCCATAATGATGTGCGACGGATGAAAATTATGGCGTAAAAAACCTAATGCTGCTCCTGCTAAGGCTGCCAAAACTAGTGTCGCTGCTGCCCAGTTGGGAAACTGTGCTGAAACAGCTAGTAAACTCATAGCAGTGATAAAACTAACTCCTCCTGCCAAACCATCCATACCGTCCATCAAGTTGATGGCATTAGTAATTGCTACTACCCAAAACACCGTTAGCGATGTGGAGAGTAGCGAGTCGAGGGGAGTACCAAAAGTAACTTTAATGCTAATGCCATTTCCAACCAACAGCAGGGCCGTTAGAACTTGTACTAGCATCCGAACTGAGGGAGGTAAGCCGAATTGGTCGTCGATAAAGCCAACTAGCACCAGTATCGAACCTCCCAAAAGAATGGTTAAAACTTGAGCTAGTACACCTTGAAGTTCAATTGGTCTTAACAGACTTGCCAAGATCAAAGCCGCTATTACTCCCGCGTAGATAGCCAGGCCCCCTGCATTAGGCAAAGGTTCCCGGTTTAAACGCCGTGCATTTGGTTGATCAGCCCAACCAACTCGTAAGGCAAATTTACGTACCGCCGGAATCAAACGCCACGTCACAACCCACGCCAATAGAAATGTAAACACTACTGCTAACCAGCCGGAACCGCTGGGTTCAGCAATACCAAGCGCCTCAAGGGAGCTGTATATATTCATCTCCCGTTTCCACCATTAATGCCAGTATCCAATATCAGCATCAAGTGTATAACAATCATTTTTTTTTCTCACTACAAATATGAGGATGTATGGACTGCCTTGTTTTGATTTCCTTAGCCCTGATTAAGGGAATAGGAGGAAATTTAGATTTTTTTGGGTGGATTCCCCTACATCACTAAACTTATATCCTCCTATAGCCTAGTAAAGATTAATAAACTCAACAGCTTATGGCTTGTTGACTTAGCACTCTTGCCTTGTGAGTGCTAAATTGTCTAATGGAAGAACTCACAAATTAAACCAAACTAAAAAGTATGGCCAAAATTATTGCATTTGATGAAGATTCCCGACGTGCCTTAGAAAGGGGCATCAATACTCTTGCTGATGCAGTGAAAATTACCCTGGGGCCAAAGGGCCGCAACGTCCTTTTAGAAAAAAAGTTTGGTACACCCCAAATCGTGAATGACGGGATCACCGTTGCTAAAGAAATTGAACTAGAAGATCCCCTGGAAAATACAGGTGCAAAACTCATCCAAGAAGTTGCTTCTAAAACTAAAGAAGTAGCTGGCGATGGTACGACTACAGCAACTGTGCTAGCTCAAACCATGATCCGTGAAGGTTTGAAAAATGTCGCAGCTGGAGCAAATCCAGTGGCAACAAGACATGGTATCGAAAAAACCGTTGAAAGGCTAGTGAAGGAGATTGCAGCAGTCGCCAAGCCAGTAGAAGGAAGTGCGATCGCTCAAGTCGCGACTGTTTCGGCTGGTAACGATGAAGAAATCGGTGCCATGATTGCCGAAGCAATGGAAAAAGTCACCAAAGATGGTGTAATTACCGTAGAAGAATCTAAATCCCTAACTACGGAATTAGAAGTAGTTGAGGGGATGCAGATTGACCGGGGTTATATTTCCCCCTACTTTATCACCGACAACGAACGGATGACGGTGGAATTTGAAAATACCCGCATTCTGATCACTGACAAAAAAATCAACAGCATTCAGGACTTAGTGCCTGTTTTAGAAAAAGTTGCCCGTTTAGGTCAACCCCTGTTGATTATCGCTGAGGATGTAGAAGGCGAAGCTTTAGCAACTTTGGTAGTCAATAAAGCGCGGGGTGTGCTGTCAGTTGCTGCTATTAAAGCACCTGGGTTTGGCGATCGCCGCAAAGCGATGTTGCAAGACATTGCTATTCTGACTGGCGGACAATTAATTTCCGAAGAAATTGGTTTA
Above is a genomic segment from Fischerella sp. JS2 containing:
- a CDS encoding EVE domain-containing protein, producing the protein MAYWLLKTEPEEYSYSDLEHNGSTVWNGVSNALALKHLRTMTIGDLALIYHTGKERRIIGVAEVTSQPYPDPKLGDVKRVVVDLRPVQRVPQPISLAQIKQDSSFTDFDLLRLPRLSVVPVSQSHWQRLLQLSKQ
- the fabG gene encoding 3-oxoacyl-[acyl-carrier-protein] reductase produces the protein MELLPENLQTLQGKVAIVTGASRGIGRAIARELAKFGASVVVNYASSSQAADELVSEITQAGGSAIALAADVSKEEQVDALINAAIEKFNRIDILVNNAGITRDTLLLRMKPEDWQAVIDLNLTGVFLCTRAVSKIMLKQRSGRIINITSVAGLMGNPGQANYSAAKAGVIGFTKTVAKELASRGITVNAVAPGFIATDMTSNLDAEGILKYIPLGRYGQPEDIAGMVRFLAADPAAGYITGQVFNVDGGMVMA
- a CDS encoding MraY family glycosyltransferase; translation: MNIYSSLEALGIAEPSGSGWLAVVFTFLLAWVVTWRLIPAVRKFALRVGWADQPNARRLNREPLPNAGGLAIYAGVIAALILASLLRPIELQGVLAQVLTILLGGSILVLVGFIDDQFGLPPSVRMLVQVLTALLLVGNGISIKVTFGTPLDSLLSTSLTVFWVVAITNAINLMDGMDGLAGGVSFITAMSLLAVSAQFPNWAAATLVLAALAGAALGFLRHNFHPSHIIMGDAGAYFFGYVLAATAIVGELQATTIFSLVPPVLFLLLPVLDTTQVVVRRLLAGKNPMKTPGKDHLHHRLLAWGLSQRHAALTLWSIALVCNWLAMTIRGMSLVVIIATTLSIITLLGFTVWQRIKAK
- the groL gene encoding chaperonin GroEL (60 kDa chaperone family; promotes refolding of misfolded polypeptides especially under stressful conditions; forms two stacked rings of heptamers to form a barrel-shaped 14mer; ends can be capped by GroES; misfolded proteins enter the barrel where they are refolded when GroES binds); this translates as MAKIIAFDEDSRRALERGINTLADAVKITLGPKGRNVLLEKKFGTPQIVNDGITVAKEIELEDPLENTGAKLIQEVASKTKEVAGDGTTTATVLAQTMIREGLKNVAAGANPVATRHGIEKTVERLVKEIAAVAKPVEGSAIAQVATVSAGNDEEIGAMIAEAMEKVTKDGVITVEESKSLTTELEVVEGMQIDRGYISPYFITDNERMTVEFENTRILITDKKINSIQDLVPVLEKVARLGQPLLIIAEDVEGEALATLVVNKARGVLSVAAIKAPGFGDRRKAMLQDIAILTGGQLISEEIGLSLDMVSLEMLGVARRISIDKENTTIVADGEHKDDVQKRIAQIRNQLEETDSEYDKEKLQERIAKLAGGVAVIKVGAATETELKDRKLRIEDALNATKAAVEEGIVPGGGTMLIHLSTKIPEIKKNLNEEEQIGADIVGRSLDAPLRQIADNAGVEGSVIVEKVRTTEFNVGYNAATGGFQDMIAAGILDPAKVVRSALQNAASIASMVLTTEAVVAEKPEKKPAGGAPDMGGMGGMGGMGGMGGMGGMGMM